Proteins from a single region of Sphaerochaeta globosa str. Buddy:
- a CDS encoding LacI family DNA-binding transcriptional regulator translates to MREVVTIVDVAKAAGVSPATVTHALNGKRPVGEATRKKVLEAIEQLGYVPSWNASRMKRGNSGIIGCLAADITETFVNQIVRGIEHGLSGGQYSLFFVSGVEFGNDLKKAYNFLKSHKVEGILFCHHIPIWKDFNLDTQNPDIPIVSINMAAQEMTSVVVDNTTGGYQAAEHLYGCGMRHPAMICGPEDRLSVQDRLKGFSQRAKELNLQMPSDSYYGNYDFNHGYEAAKQLMKGYPQTDGIFCANDYIAAGAISALKDLHYDIPSQVRVVGFDNRDFSEFWQTPITTFELPLQEMGMLGVSLLKQVIHTGNYSKTQHVLQSKLIPRQSSKG, encoded by the coding sequence ATGCGTGAAGTAGTGACGATCGTAGATGTAGCGAAAGCTGCCGGTGTTTCCCCTGCTACGGTTACGCATGCCCTCAATGGGAAAAGACCTGTCGGTGAGGCCACCCGCAAGAAGGTGCTGGAGGCGATCGAGCAGCTTGGCTATGTTCCTTCGTGGAATGCTTCGCGTATGAAGCGGGGGAATTCGGGGATTATCGGGTGCTTGGCGGCTGATATTACCGAGACATTCGTCAACCAGATAGTACGGGGTATTGAACATGGCCTGTCCGGTGGACAGTACTCCCTTTTCTTCGTCAGCGGCGTTGAGTTCGGCAATGACTTGAAGAAGGCGTATAATTTTCTTAAGAGTCATAAGGTGGAGGGCATTCTGTTCTGTCACCATATTCCAATTTGGAAGGACTTCAATCTGGATACGCAGAATCCTGACATTCCTATTGTTTCGATCAATATGGCGGCCCAGGAAATGACCAGCGTGGTGGTGGATAATACTACCGGAGGTTATCAGGCGGCAGAGCATCTGTATGGCTGCGGGATGCGCCATCCTGCAATGATTTGCGGTCCTGAGGACCGGTTGAGTGTACAAGACCGTCTGAAGGGGTTTTCACAGAGAGCCAAAGAATTGAATCTGCAGATGCCAAGCGACAGCTACTATGGCAACTACGATTTCAACCATGGGTATGAGGCTGCTAAACAGCTTATGAAAGGCTATCCCCAAACCGATGGGATTTTCTGTGCCAATGACTATATTGCTGCAGGAGCAATCTCAGCTCTCAAGGACTTGCACTACGATATTCCAAGCCAGGTACGAGTGGTTGGTTTTGACAACCGAGATTTCTCAGAGTTCTGGCAAACTCCGATTACCACCTTTGAACTACCGCTGCAGGAGATGGGTATGTTGGGAGTGAGTCTGCTCAAACAGGTGATACATACGGGCAACTACTCCAAGACACAGCATGTACTGCAGTCGAAGTTGATTCCCAGGCAGAGCAGCAAGGGGTAG
- a CDS encoding alpha-L-fucosidase: MKHEAVQQWLDLQFGLFIHFGLYSLPGGVWKGERITRGYSEQILSHGYLPQADYEALTEQFSLPEFNPKHIVTTAKQAGMRYLVITTKHHDGFCLFDTNTTDYKSTNAACKRDIVKDLSDECKKQGLAFGIYFSWIDWHFSEAAAISSHNSDPIPSSHQRLNIAQLTELLSNYGPMCELWMDMGAPTAEQSQEVYDLVQSLQPQCMVNGRIWNDKQDFLTMGDNQLPAVPLNCPWQTPASIYKETWGYRSWQVRGDRDEKIQELSDTARKVVQEGGNYLLNIGLMGTGAIQSFEQEVLEGIGTVLAKNPLKREQNKRILPKIVPGQLCAEPLVAYRYTGTEYYSYRPIPTTLCWALQLNEDTSICIGWESDQGLAREQKLCLEIAGKQYYSSLQKGRTSDTFITALKLKKGKHEICLHTIGDELKRPELVDTTLRLVLRKEGK, translated from the coding sequence ATGAAACACGAAGCAGTACAACAGTGGCTCGACCTTCAGTTTGGCCTCTTTATTCATTTTGGGCTCTACTCGCTTCCCGGCGGTGTGTGGAAGGGCGAAAGAATTACCCGCGGATATTCCGAGCAGATTCTCTCCCACGGTTACCTCCCCCAGGCAGACTATGAGGCTTTGACTGAACAGTTCAGTCTGCCTGAGTTTAATCCCAAGCATATTGTTACTACAGCAAAGCAGGCGGGGATGCGGTACTTGGTCATAACGACCAAGCATCACGATGGTTTTTGCCTTTTCGATACGAATACGACCGACTATAAAAGTACCAACGCCGCTTGCAAGCGCGATATTGTTAAGGATCTGAGTGATGAGTGCAAAAAACAGGGGCTTGCCTTCGGCATCTATTTCTCCTGGATCGACTGGCACTTCAGTGAGGCTGCTGCAATAAGCAGTCACAACAGCGATCCAATTCCCTCCTCCCACCAGAGGTTGAACATCGCCCAGTTGACTGAATTATTATCCAACTATGGTCCTATGTGTGAGCTGTGGATGGATATGGGCGCTCCCACGGCAGAGCAGAGCCAGGAGGTCTATGACCTGGTACAGAGCTTGCAACCCCAGTGCATGGTCAATGGAAGAATCTGGAACGACAAACAGGACTTTTTGACTATGGGGGATAACCAGCTTCCCGCGGTTCCCTTGAACTGTCCGTGGCAGACGCCGGCATCCATTTACAAGGAAACTTGGGGGTATCGCAGCTGGCAGGTCCGAGGGGATAGGGACGAGAAAATTCAAGAGTTGTCAGATACAGCAAGAAAGGTGGTCCAAGAAGGTGGCAACTACCTGCTCAACATCGGCCTGATGGGAACGGGTGCCATTCAGAGCTTTGAGCAGGAAGTGCTTGAAGGAATCGGAACAGTGCTTGCCAAGAATCCGCTGAAGAGAGAGCAGAACAAGAGAATACTCCCCAAGATAGTACCCGGCCAACTCTGCGCTGAACCCTTGGTGGCTTATCGCTATACGGGAACTGAATACTACTCCTACCGCCCCATCCCCACTACCCTTTGCTGGGCACTGCAGCTGAACGAGGATACGAGTATCTGTATCGGTTGGGAGAGCGATCAGGGACTGGCCAGAGAGCAAAAACTCTGTCTTGAGATTGCGGGGAAGCAGTACTACAGTTCGCTGCAGAAGGGTCGCACCTCTGATACCTTCATCACTGCACTCAAGCTGAAGAAAGGGAAGCATGAAATCTGTTTGCATACGATCGGCGATGAGCTAAAAAGACCTGAGCTTGTCGATACTACCTTACGACTGGTACTGAGAAAGGAAGGAAAATAA
- a CDS encoding ABC transporter substrate-binding protein, which yields MRKIIVSLMILLLATTMVFAAGTKEEGAKKEVTLSVLWFNDANESDVFLKTMDDYLKANPHVKLDLQIVAYSEYDQKLKLMISGGNPPDVARITTNTLSVVVDSLEPIENHVADVEAVKKQYLPSMVAFATNKEGKFIAYPTEATANGMLVNKTAFDKAGIDVDKVSKTWTWSEWETIIKQVVAANPSMKYGLAVDFTPHRFSTLMYQWNGRFLNEDQSNIKFNNPGTIATLKWFKGLHDQGLLPKSVWLGSENPAELFQAGLVAGHIGGSWNINTYNKNVKDFEWKAVKMPKGAINSSVPGGKFVASFKGAKNQDEAFKLMAAFTDKAHNEMYSRDTFNIPSRNDAQVSYPSNSGDFEVFLEELKVTPAYTANEWKNTSLSKVTTYIREQIVEVLLGNITAEQAVANVDNKGASFFK from the coding sequence ATGAGAAAAATTATCGTATCCCTGATGATTCTGCTACTCGCCACAACCATGGTGTTTGCAGCAGGAACCAAGGAAGAGGGAGCAAAGAAAGAGGTGACTCTTTCGGTACTCTGGTTCAATGATGCCAATGAGTCGGATGTCTTTCTGAAGACTATGGATGACTACCTGAAGGCCAACCCCCATGTGAAGCTGGACCTACAGATTGTTGCCTACAGTGAGTACGACCAGAAGCTCAAGCTGATGATCAGCGGAGGCAATCCACCCGATGTCGCTCGTATCACCACCAATACCCTTTCGGTGGTCGTCGATAGCCTGGAGCCCATTGAGAACCACGTTGCTGACGTTGAGGCGGTGAAGAAGCAGTACCTGCCCTCCATGGTAGCCTTTGCCACCAACAAGGAAGGCAAGTTCATTGCCTACCCCACTGAAGCTACAGCAAACGGCATGTTGGTCAACAAGACCGCCTTCGACAAGGCCGGCATCGATGTGGATAAGGTCAGCAAGACTTGGACTTGGAGTGAATGGGAAACCATCATCAAGCAGGTTGTTGCAGCCAATCCGAGTATGAAGTACGGCCTTGCAGTCGACTTCACCCCGCACCGCTTCTCCACCCTCATGTACCAGTGGAACGGCCGCTTCCTCAATGAGGACCAGTCGAACATCAAGTTCAACAATCCCGGAACCATTGCTACCTTGAAGTGGTTCAAGGGCTTGCATGACCAGGGTCTGTTGCCCAAGAGCGTATGGCTCGGTTCCGAGAACCCGGCTGAGCTTTTCCAGGCAGGCTTGGTTGCCGGTCATATCGGCGGCAGCTGGAACATCAACACCTACAACAAGAACGTGAAAGACTTTGAGTGGAAAGCAGTAAAGATGCCCAAGGGCGCGATTAACTCCTCCGTCCCCGGCGGTAAGTTCGTTGCCTCCTTCAAGGGTGCAAAGAACCAGGATGAGGCATTCAAGTTGATGGCAGCATTTACCGACAAGGCTCACAATGAGATGTACAGCCGCGACACCTTCAACATTCCTTCACGCAACGATGCACAGGTTTCCTATCCTTCCAACAGCGGCGACTTTGAGGTCTTCCTCGAAGAGCTGAAGGTCACCCCGGCCTATACCGCCAACGAGTGGAAGAATACCAGCCTGAGCAAGGTTACCACCTACATCCGCGAGCAGATCGTTGAAGTACTGCTTGGCAACATCACCGCCGAACAGGCTGTGGCCAATGTTGACAACAAGGGTGCATCATTCTTTAAATAA
- a CDS encoding TIM-barrel domain-containing protein — protein MKHIIHSLFECRFQSPSLVVAKGVGGEIHIQFFSSEIVKVSYQFDQLSINETFSKASDYITSPSKTLFMDEVIVLKEEPQAFILTCAQCRVVVEKRYALISIWYEGILQHGGRVGTADTVLPSYQVRCFTKEGSPDSFSRFNFPLLEDDEFYGLGDKSGFPNRRGRRFSMYNRDSLGYDASNSDPLYKSIPFMIKRNTQTGALCGLLFDQSLIKLFDLGRESPFFFSVEVEGGPYSYFTFLGRTYHQVLKNYCKVTGFPAFPPLFSFGFFGSSMNYAEPDDAEQRILQYFATIEEHKIPCEGMYVSSGYLKSPEGKRYAFLWNKQKFPDHKAFLTSLSERGYNLCMNIKPGILTSHPWYGELKEKGYFIKDQSGQPYQEFFWGGEASFIDFSNPDAKAWWKCQLKAQYLDHGCTGIWNDNNELELEDVQLGAFKTKTLYPIWMAEASYEAFKQQQPDRRPWIYSRSGYAGMQRFARTWSGDNVSDWKTLKYNQYMGLGFGLSGLPYFGHDLGGFFGAFPEEELLVRSAQSAVFQGRFVIHSWREDGNPTEPWSYKSALPHIRSLILEHYRFMPYLYTCAFEAATEGKPIERSLYLEFPDDTKLRGDELNTLFGPNILKVLVTEKGKNSADVYLPQGVWWYSKEGIAYEGGTSLRLSYPADGQVLYFAKEGSVLPTAPGLMHLQSGLFEHVELLVHPCITENEVVSSYFEDDGSTELATKGYNRWEFKVTDHSLVITKLVGTLEKKRTFTLKVPQGYVVSQQSFDPEALGEGESLVIAISK, from the coding sequence ATGAAACATATCATTCACTCTCTGTTCGAATGCCGCTTTCAGTCCCCTTCCTTGGTTGTAGCCAAAGGAGTCGGGGGGGAAATCCATATTCAGTTCTTCAGTTCGGAAATTGTGAAGGTTTCCTATCAGTTCGACCAGCTATCCATCAATGAGACATTTAGTAAGGCCAGTGATTACATCACCAGTCCGTCCAAGACCCTCTTTATGGATGAAGTGATCGTACTGAAAGAAGAGCCGCAAGCCTTCATTCTCACCTGTGCCCAGTGCCGGGTGGTGGTTGAGAAACGCTATGCCCTTATCAGCATCTGGTATGAGGGGATTCTGCAGCACGGCGGCCGGGTGGGAACAGCCGACACGGTTCTGCCTTCCTACCAGGTACGTTGCTTCACCAAAGAAGGCTCACCGGACTCTTTCAGCAGGTTCAACTTCCCGCTTTTGGAGGACGATGAGTTCTACGGCCTTGGCGATAAGAGCGGGTTTCCCAATAGGAGGGGAAGACGGTTCTCCATGTACAACCGCGATTCCCTCGGCTACGATGCCTCCAATTCCGATCCCCTGTACAAGTCGATTCCGTTTATGATCAAGCGCAATACCCAGACTGGAGCCCTGTGTGGTCTTCTATTCGACCAGAGCTTGATCAAGCTCTTCGATTTGGGTCGCGAGAGTCCGTTCTTCTTTTCCGTTGAGGTGGAAGGCGGTCCGTACAGCTATTTCACATTCCTAGGCAGAACCTACCACCAGGTGTTGAAGAATTACTGCAAGGTGACAGGCTTTCCTGCATTCCCTCCGTTGTTCAGCTTCGGGTTCTTCGGCTCTTCCATGAACTATGCAGAGCCTGATGACGCCGAGCAGAGAATACTGCAGTACTTTGCCACCATCGAGGAGCACAAAATTCCCTGTGAGGGCATGTACGTCTCCTCCGGTTACTTGAAGAGTCCGGAGGGCAAGCGCTATGCCTTCTTGTGGAACAAGCAGAAATTCCCCGACCATAAGGCGTTTTTGACGTCCCTTTCCGAGCGTGGATACAATTTATGCATGAACATCAAACCAGGTATTCTTACGTCCCATCCCTGGTATGGGGAGCTGAAGGAAAAGGGTTACTTTATCAAGGATCAGAGTGGACAACCCTATCAGGAGTTTTTCTGGGGTGGCGAGGCTTCCTTCATCGACTTCAGCAATCCTGATGCCAAAGCGTGGTGGAAATGCCAGCTGAAAGCCCAATACCTCGACCACGGGTGTACCGGTATCTGGAATGACAACAACGAACTTGAACTGGAGGATGTACAGCTTGGTGCATTCAAGACCAAGACGCTCTACCCTATCTGGATGGCTGAGGCTTCCTATGAGGCGTTCAAGCAGCAGCAACCTGACAGACGACCCTGGATTTATAGCCGCAGCGGCTATGCCGGCATGCAGCGGTTTGCCAGGACGTGGTCGGGGGACAATGTCAGTGATTGGAAAACGCTGAAGTACAACCAGTACATGGGTCTTGGGTTTGGTCTTTCGGGTCTGCCCTACTTCGGCCATGACTTGGGTGGCTTTTTTGGGGCATTTCCTGAGGAAGAGCTGTTGGTGCGCTCGGCCCAGTCTGCAGTCTTTCAGGGGAGGTTTGTGATCCACTCCTGGAGGGAGGATGGCAATCCTACAGAGCCTTGGTCGTATAAGAGCGCCCTGCCTCATATTCGTTCCTTGATATTGGAACACTACCGCTTCATGCCCTATCTCTATACCTGTGCCTTCGAGGCGGCCACCGAGGGCAAGCCGATCGAGCGCTCCCTGTATTTGGAATTTCCAGACGACACCAAACTCAGGGGTGATGAGCTCAATACCCTGTTTGGGCCGAATATCTTAAAGGTTTTGGTTACCGAGAAGGGGAAGAACAGCGCTGATGTGTACCTTCCTCAGGGTGTATGGTGGTATAGCAAGGAAGGCATAGCCTATGAGGGAGGAACGAGTCTTCGTCTCTCCTACCCTGCAGATGGACAGGTGCTCTATTTTGCCAAGGAGGGGTCGGTACTGCCGACGGCTCCGGGCCTTATGCATTTGCAAAGCGGCTTGTTCGAACATGTTGAGCTTCTGGTCCATCCCTGCATCACAGAGAACGAGGTAGTTTCCTCCTACTTTGAGGACGATGGGAGTACTGAGCTGGCAACCAAGGGTTACAACAGATGGGAGTTCAAGGTGACTGACCATTCCCTGGTGATTACCAAGCTGGTCGGGACCCTTGAGAAGAAGCGGACATTCACGCTCAAGGTTCCACAAGGCTACGTAGTATCCCAGCAATCGTTCGACCCTGAAGCGCTTGGAGAGGGAGAGAGCTTGGTCATTGCAATAAGCAAGTGA
- a CDS encoding M81 family metallopeptidase, translated as MSKRVFVGGLHHESDTFNPIITSREEIWVTRGRDLFAKRESSASGIINTLVAAGYEVVPSLVARAVPNGVWDHEYYQELKAELLQGLAEAGTIDAICLSLHGSMRVDRIGEAEQDLLQAIRELHPTTPLFTSLDMHATLTRRMRHAADGFVGYKCAPHTDTYETGIHAALMVIRTLGGNKKPTMAAVRIPMLIAGEQSETSVEPMKSLIQELRTREQREGVLACSYLLGFPWADGRENAVHAVVVTQGDQAQADGLAKELAQIFWSRRKEFGFYNETRMPSDALKATRESIEQGVYPVVISDSGDNPTAGSSGDVTSFLSLILSDPVLSKLDPPLLYQGFYDPEVVKQAFNTGVGASFDCLLGAKFDAVKSKPVKARVTVRSVKNKWEGANGADLALLDVEGVDVVVASKHVGCYDPQMMRVLGAEPKERKAIVVKLGYLEPEIRCIAKRSMMALTTGSSDELFERLPYRNLPRPIYPLDGEFEAELELI; from the coding sequence ATGAGCAAGCGAGTCTTCGTAGGGGGGCTGCACCACGAGAGCGACACCTTCAACCCCATCATCACCTCAAGGGAGGAGATCTGGGTAACCAGGGGGCGGGACCTGTTCGCCAAGAGAGAGAGCTCGGCCAGCGGAATCATCAACACCCTGGTCGCCGCAGGCTACGAGGTCGTCCCCTCCCTGGTCGCCCGTGCGGTGCCCAACGGGGTGTGGGACCATGAGTACTACCAAGAGCTGAAGGCCGAGCTGCTGCAGGGGCTCGCCGAAGCGGGAACGATCGATGCCATCTGCCTGTCGCTGCACGGCAGCATGCGCGTCGACAGGATCGGAGAGGCCGAGCAGGACCTGCTTCAGGCAATCAGGGAACTGCATCCGACCACGCCCTTGTTCACGAGCCTGGACATGCACGCGACCCTCACCAGAAGGATGCGCCATGCCGCCGACGGCTTCGTCGGCTACAAGTGCGCCCCCCACACCGACACCTACGAGACGGGCATCCATGCCGCCCTGATGGTGATCCGCACCCTGGGGGGAAACAAGAAGCCCACCATGGCGGCGGTGCGCATCCCCATGCTCATCGCAGGGGAGCAGAGCGAGACCTCGGTGGAGCCGATGAAAAGCCTCATACAGGAACTGAGGACAAGAGAACAGAGGGAAGGCGTACTCGCCTGCTCCTACCTTCTGGGCTTTCCCTGGGCCGACGGGAGGGAGAACGCGGTGCATGCGGTGGTGGTGACCCAAGGCGACCAAGCACAGGCAGATGGTCTTGCAAAGGAACTTGCACAGATCTTCTGGTCCAGAAGGAAGGAGTTCGGCTTCTACAACGAAACACGAATGCCCTCCGATGCCCTGAAGGCAACCAGGGAGTCGATTGAACAGGGGGTGTACCCGGTGGTCATCAGCGACAGCGGGGACAACCCCACCGCGGGAAGCAGCGGCGATGTCACCAGCTTCCTCTCGCTCATCCTTTCCGACCCCGTCCTTTCCAAGCTCGACCCTCCCCTGCTGTACCAGGGTTTCTACGACCCCGAGGTGGTCAAGCAAGCTTTCAATACGGGTGTTGGTGCAAGCTTCGATTGCCTCCTCGGTGCGAAGTTCGACGCCGTCAAAAGCAAACCTGTCAAAGCAAGGGTGACGGTCAGAAGCGTAAAGAACAAATGGGAGGGGGCAAACGGTGCCGACCTCGCACTCTTGGATGTTGAGGGTGTTGATGTGGTGGTGGCAAGCAAGCATGTGGGCTGCTACGACCCACAGATGATGAGGGTCCTGGGGGCCGAGCCCAAAGAGAGGAAGGCCATCGTGGTGAAGCTGGGCTACCTGGAGCCGGAGATACGCTGTATCGCAAAGCGCTCGATGATGGCCCTCACCACGGGCTCCTCGGACGAGCTCTTCGAAAGGCTTCCCTACAGGAACCTTCCCAGGCCCATCTATCCCTTGGACGGGGAGTTTGAGGCTGAGTTGGAACTGATATAA
- a CDS encoding carbohydrate ABC transporter permease, with product MNKQKVSTLLHYAVLILLSLATLLPVLWVVLSSFKPQSELFRIPLTFIPKDWTLENYVSSLAAGNFPIYFSNTVFVAVVSTALTVLINLMAGYALAKYIFKGRDLIFTIMIATLMIPLQVIMIPIFLQLKNLGMLNSLWGIIIPPAATPTGVFLARQYLVTLPDSLIEAARIDGAREHTIFFRLILPMSKPIVATIAIFSFMWRWNDYLWPLIVITDNKKQTIQQALANFVGQLQINWSDLLAMTTIAIIPVIIVFLAFQRFFFSGIAAGSVKG from the coding sequence ATGAATAAGCAAAAGGTTTCAACACTATTGCATTATGCTGTACTGATACTCCTTTCCCTTGCAACGCTGCTTCCGGTGCTTTGGGTCGTGCTCTCTTCCTTCAAGCCGCAGAGCGAGCTGTTCAGGATCCCTCTGACCTTTATTCCCAAGGATTGGACGCTTGAGAACTATGTTTCCAGTCTGGCGGCAGGAAACTTCCCAATCTACTTCTCCAATACGGTATTCGTTGCAGTGGTTTCCACTGCCCTGACGGTGTTGATCAACCTGATGGCAGGTTATGCCTTGGCAAAGTACATCTTCAAGGGAAGAGACCTCATCTTCACCATTATGATTGCCACGCTCATGATTCCCTTGCAGGTCATCATGATTCCAATTTTCCTGCAGTTGAAGAATCTGGGTATGCTGAATTCACTGTGGGGAATCATCATTCCTCCGGCGGCTACCCCTACCGGAGTATTCCTTGCCCGTCAATATTTGGTTACGCTGCCGGATTCGCTCATCGAAGCGGCCCGCATCGATGGGGCGCGGGAGCATACCATTTTCTTCCGCTTGATCCTCCCCATGAGCAAGCCCATTGTAGCGACCATTGCCATTTTCAGCTTCATGTGGCGTTGGAATGACTACCTGTGGCCCTTGATCGTCATCACCGACAATAAGAAACAGACCATTCAGCAGGCATTGGCGAACTTCGTCGGACAGCTGCAGATCAATTGGTCGGACTTGCTTGCCATGACCACCATTGCCATTATTCCCGTCATCATCGTTTTCCTGGCATTCCAGAGATTCTTCTTCTCCGGTATCGCTGCAGGATCGGTAAAAGGTTGA
- a CDS encoding carbohydrate ABC transporter permease: MKRHTKGNFHQTAAPLLFLLPNILIFGTFIIIPAIQGLRMSFTEWGVFTTPVFIGFDNFIELIGDEVFWKTFSNTIVYSFFTVSLIMVYALALALLLYKNTLKGEKIFRSLFYIPSLLSMITVGIAWRFILGDEMGIVNYLLRSMGGDGIRWLTDSKLAMVSIIGVSIWAQAGYYMVVLIAGLQAIPIELYEAAKIDGASTTKTFTSITLPLLRSTLLVVLVLATIASFKAYELISVMTKGGPGYATKFIVQQVYQVAFLEDRMGYASAMSIVLMLIIALFTVLQFKLSGKESDHE; this comes from the coding sequence ATGAAACGACATACCAAGGGAAACTTTCACCAGACAGCAGCCCCGCTGCTCTTCCTGCTTCCCAACATCCTCATCTTTGGGACGTTCATCATTATCCCGGCCATCCAAGGCTTGCGAATGTCCTTTACCGAGTGGGGAGTGTTTACCACTCCCGTATTCATCGGCTTTGACAACTTCATTGAACTTATCGGTGATGAAGTCTTTTGGAAGACTTTCAGCAATACAATCGTCTACTCCTTCTTCACTGTCAGCTTGATCATGGTCTATGCACTGGCCTTGGCCTTGCTGCTCTATAAGAATACGCTGAAGGGTGAGAAAATCTTTCGCTCCCTCTTCTATATCCCTTCACTCTTAAGCATGATCACCGTCGGTATTGCATGGCGCTTCATCCTCGGTGACGAGATGGGTATCGTCAACTACCTGCTTCGCAGTATGGGAGGGGATGGCATTCGCTGGCTGACAGACAGCAAACTGGCCATGGTTTCCATTATCGGTGTCTCCATCTGGGCACAGGCCGGCTACTACATGGTGGTGCTCATTGCAGGGCTGCAGGCCATTCCCATCGAGCTGTACGAAGCAGCAAAAATTGACGGGGCATCGACGACAAAGACCTTTACATCGATTACCCTGCCATTGCTTCGTAGCACCCTGCTGGTTGTGTTGGTCCTTGCAACCATCGCCTCCTTCAAGGCCTATGAGTTGATTTCGGTTATGACCAAGGGAGGACCGGGGTATGCTACCAAGTTCATCGTCCAGCAGGTCTATCAGGTGGCCTTCCTGGAGGACCGCATGGGTTATGCCAGTGCGATGTCGATTGTCCTGATGCTCATCATCGCCCTCTTCACCGTTCTGCAATTCAAGCTCAGCGGAAAGGAGTCGGACCATGAATAA
- a CDS encoding copper homeostasis protein CutC has product MKIEICLESIESVLAAEAGGADRVEFCADLFEGGTTPSLGAFKTARKHSKIAMNVMIRPRGGDFCYSDLEFEAMKEDVRLFREAGADGIVFGILTPDGEIDVVRSKEIIDLARPCSVTFHRAFDMTKDASRSLETLIDLGVDRLLTSGLEATVIEGLQTLKMLVRQAGDRIIVMPGCGITERNFAYLQQQVGAKEYHVFVPGTYESRMTYRPEHIYMGGMLRQAEFSISHTDSNRVSTIVGAKL; this is encoded by the coding sequence ATGAAAATTGAGATTTGTCTGGAATCGATTGAGAGCGTACTGGCTGCCGAGGCCGGGGGTGCCGACCGCGTGGAGTTCTGCGCCGACCTCTTCGAGGGGGGCACGACCCCGTCGCTGGGAGCCTTCAAGACAGCCAGAAAGCACAGTAAAATTGCCATGAATGTCATGATCAGGCCCCGAGGCGGTGACTTCTGCTACAGCGACCTGGAGTTCGAGGCCATGAAGGAGGACGTCAGGCTCTTTAGGGAGGCGGGGGCCGACGGCATCGTGTTCGGCATCCTCACTCCCGACGGAGAGATTGATGTAGTGAGAAGCAAGGAAATCATCGACCTCGCCAGGCCCTGCTCGGTCACCTTCCACCGCGCCTTCGACATGACAAAGGATGCATCACGCTCGCTTGAGACGCTCATAGACCTGGGTGTCGACCGCCTGCTGACCAGCGGCCTGGAGGCAACGGTCATCGAGGGGCTGCAGACACTGAAAATGTTGGTCAGGCAGGCCGGGGACAGGATCATCGTCATGCCCGGCTGCGGCATCACCGAGCGCAACTTCGCCTACCTGCAGCAGCAGGTGGGGGCCAAGGAGTACCATGTGTTCGTCCCGGGCACCTACGAGTCGAGGATGACCTACCGCCCCGAGCACATCTACATGGGCGGCATGCTCAGGCAGGCCGAGTTCAGCATCAGCCACACCGATTCCAACCGGGTGAGCACCATCGTGGGGGCTAAGCTATGA
- a CDS encoding ABC transporter permease translates to MKNALNQPRQLSLGRKMGRHWQFYVIVALPMLYFIIFKYVPMYGVLLAFKRYRVSQGIWNSPWVGLYQFEKFFKNPSSLKIMFNTFSLSMYALVSSIPLAVILAIALNETGSKVWRKSVQMVTYAPYFISTVVMVAILMQFLDPALGLFNAIRASFGKDSMNFMGEAHLFKHIYVWSALWQNTGYNAIIYLAALTGINPELYEAAKVDGVNKFQKIWYVDLPSIKNTIVIMFIMNMGFVMSLGFEKAFLMQNPLNLQSAEIMSTYVYKMGLINSDFSYSTAIDVVNSIINIVLILTFNHIAKTKNKEGGLW, encoded by the coding sequence ATGAAGAACGCACTCAACCAACCACGACAACTCAGCCTGGGAAGAAAGATGGGCAGACATTGGCAGTTCTATGTCATAGTTGCTCTTCCCATGCTTTACTTCATCATTTTCAAGTACGTTCCCATGTATGGCGTCCTGCTTGCCTTCAAGCGCTACCGCGTCAGCCAAGGGATCTGGAACAGCCCTTGGGTGGGGCTGTATCAGTTTGAGAAGTTTTTCAAGAACCCCTCAAGCTTGAAAATTATGTTCAACACCTTCTCGCTGAGCATGTATGCCCTTGTCTCCTCCATTCCCTTGGCGGTGATTCTTGCCATCGCATTGAACGAGACCGGCTCGAAAGTCTGGCGCAAGAGTGTACAGATGGTCACCTATGCCCCCTACTTCATCTCTACCGTGGTTATGGTAGCGATTCTGATGCAGTTCCTCGATCCCGCTCTGGGCTTGTTCAATGCAATCCGTGCCTCCTTTGGCAAGGATTCGATGAACTTCATGGGTGAGGCGCACCTATTCAAGCACATCTACGTCTGGTCGGCACTCTGGCAGAACACCGGGTACAACGCCATTATCTACCTTGCCGCCCTGACAGGCATAAACCCCGAGCTCTATGAGGCTGCAAAAGTCGACGGGGTGAACAAGTTCCAGAAAATCTGGTATGTGGACCTGCCCAGCATAAAAAATACCATCGTCATCATGTTCATCATGAATATGGGCTTTGTCATGAGCCTGGGTTTTGAGAAAGCCTTCCTTATGCAGAACCCGCTCAATTTGCAGAGTGCCGAGATTATGTCCACCTATGTCTACAAGATGGGCCTGATCAACAGCGACTTCAGCTATTCAACCGCCATCGATGTGGTCAACTCAATCATCAACATCGTACTGATCCTGACCTTCAACCACATTGCCAAAACCAAGAACAAGGAAGGGGGACTGTGGTGA